TCGATTGCGCTCGCGCGGCGTGGTTGTGAATCACTTCGCCTTGCTCTTCTTGAAGCCACGATCCCGCGCCATGAACGCTTCGAGCATGTGCGGAATCAACGTCGTGGCATCAATCGGTTCGCTGGCGCGAACCACGCTGGTGATCTCCACCGCCGTCGAGGTCTGTCCGATGCGCGCAAATGGATCATTGGTGCGTGCGTAGTCGTTCAGCGTGGCCGCACCTTTGTCCGTCGTGTAGTTGTAGGCTTCGAGCCAGTTTTGGCGCACGACGATCGGATCGATCGACAGCGAGCGCACGTCGGTAAGGAAGCGCGCCAAGTGGTAGGCGATCTGTGCGTCGTTCGGCTTGTACGGCGTGGCCGCTTCGCCGACCGCGCGCACCTGGCCGCCGGCGGCCACTTCCACTACATAGGGCGTGACGATGGATTGTGCTGAGCGCCATACCAGACCGCCCGCCATCAGCAATGCCAGCGACAGGCAGCCGAAGGCCATCAAGCGCCAGTTTTTCGCCTGCACGCGGGCACTGCCGATACGCTGGTCCCAGACCTGCGCGGCGGCTTGGTAGGGGGTCACAGGCTCTGGCGTTTCTGAGTAGCGCACCTGGGGTCGTTTGAATAGCATGAATTTATCTCCTCAAGGGTTCGGGTCAGGTGTTGGAGTCATCACGCAGGCTCGGGCTGGCGCCGCTACCACCGTGGTCGCCTGAACGCAGCGTGTGCGCCGCCGTCGAGACCGCATGGCTTGCCTGCTGTTTGCGCCGCATTTGTTTGGCCCAGCCAGGTTCGCCCGCAGGGGGCTTGGCGTCAGTCGATTCGGCCGAATCGGTAGCGCCGGCTGCCGCCGCAGGCGCGGCAGCCTCCGCGACGAAATTCGCTACGCGGTCTTTGACCGCTTTCGCACCGGCTGCGACGCGCTGGCCGACAGCACCGGCACCGCTCCTGGCCACATTAGCGAGGCCCGCGCCGGCAGCACGAACACCGCTA
This window of the Candidatus Dechloromonas phosphoritropha genome carries:
- a CDS encoding DUF2274 domain-containing protein gives rise to the protein MLFKRPQVRYSETPEPVTPYQAAAQVWDQRIGSARVQAKNWRLMAFGCLSLALLMAGGLVWRSAQSIVTPYVVEVAAGGQVRAVGEAATPYKPNDAQIAYHLARFLTDVRSLSIDPIVVRQNWLEAYNYTTDKGAATLNDYARTNDPFARIGQTSTAVEITSVVRASEPIDATTLIPHMLEAFMARDRGFKKSKAK